The Raphanus sativus cultivar WK10039 chromosome 2, ASM80110v3, whole genome shotgun sequence genome includes a region encoding these proteins:
- the LOC108822847 gene encoding 50S ribosomal protein L24, chloroplastic, which translates to MATMTSLQSSFTSLSISTNSSFLGQRLLSPISLSAASPVKPAQNPCLVFAKLKRWERKKCKPNSLPILHKMHVKFGDTVKVISGRDKGKIGEVAKIFTHNSTIVINDVNLKTKHMKSREEGEPGQIVKIEAPIHSSNVMLYSKEKEVVSRVGHKVLEDGQKVRYLIKTGELIDTVEKWKQLKEAKDKETSAVTVASTS; encoded by the exons ATGGCGACCATGACTTCTCTTCAGAGCTCGTTTACATCCCTTTCGATATCCACCAACTCCTCCTTCCTCGGCCAGCGTCTCCTTTCCCCGATTTCCCTCTCCGCCGCTTCTCCG GTCAAGCCCGCTCAGAACCCATGCCTTGTTTTTGCAAAG cTTAAGCGTTGGGAACGGAAGAAATGCAAACCAAACAGTCTTCCAATTCTGCACAAAATGCATGTCAAGTTTGGAGATACTGTCAAAGTTATCTCTGGGCGAGACAAGGGTAAGATTGGAGAAGTCGCTAAGATCTTTACCCACAACAGCACCATTGTCATCAACGATGTCAACCTCAAGACCAAACACATGAAGAGCCGTGAAGAGGGAGAGCCTGGTCAAATTGTCAAG ATTGAAGCACCGATACACAGCTCAAATGTGATGCTGTATTCGAAAGAAAAAGAGGTGGTAAGCCGAGTGGGTCACAAGGTCCTTGAAGATGGACAGAAGGTAAGGTATCTGATCAAAACTGGGGAACTTATCGACACCGTTGAGAAGTGGAAGCAACTTAAGGAGGCAAAGGATAAAGAAACATCTGCAGTTACAGTTGCCTCCACATCTTAG
- the LOC108840981 gene encoding uncharacterized protein LOC108840981 has protein sequence MSLFHSRLLRLRLVKPALVRRSSSVSRLISNAFSTSSRQTPPCSVIGARPRGEDHGGLIVAYANQHAWTEMDKMIRLELVCNGINNGTMLTIGASHGWVATLKEDGTLRLQDDLNPAASDTYRKRIPLPPLVTLPHCQTQIITNVSMSSSHPEDDEDCVVAVKFLGPQLSFCKPAGKSSKPEWTNVKIENPSFYSSRVMFSKKDNMFRMPGSGGNLIGSWDPCNPSNDPKLQSVRFTNTRRLTNDEHNLMDSCSMIEHLVESRPTGETFLVKQYKKIAENKEGVAIMKTEFLMVYKLDDEGNAVHTQDMGDLVMFISMSEPFCVLSTSFPGMYTNNVYILDYDEHGYVDLARTPFDISSAKGPLWSPYHIPPQDIGN, from the coding sequence ATGTCTTTGTTTCATAGCCGGCTCTTGAGGCTCCGCCTTGTGAAACCTGCGTTGGTGAGAAGATCCTCCTCTGTTTCTCGTCTTATCTCTAACGCCTTCTCAACTTCCTCGAGGCAAACCCCTCCTTGTTCCGTAATCGGAGCTAGACCTCGTGGAGAAGATCACGGAGGACTCATAGTTGCCTATGCAAATCAACATGCCTGGACTGAAATGGACAAGATGATACGTCTGGAGTTGGTGTGTAACGGTATTAATAATGGAACAATGCTAACGATCGGGGCATCTCATGGGTGGGTAGCTACTCTGAAGGAAGATGGAACCCTGCGTCTACAAGACGATCTCAACCCTGCTGCATCTGATACATATCGAAAACGTATCCCGCTGCCTCCTCTTGTGACTCTACCTCATTGCCAAACCCAAATCATCACCAACGTTTCAATGTCATCATCTCATCCAGAGGATGATGAAGACTGTGTCGTGGCTGTCAAGTTCTTGGGACCTCAGCTCAGCTTTTGCAAACCAGCCGGTAAGAGTAGTAAACCAGAGTGGACCAACGTCAAGATCGAAAACCCCAGCTTCTACTCCTCCCGTGTCATGTTCTCCAAGAAAGACAACATGTTTCGTATGCCCGGATCTGGAGGCAACCTCATCGGGTCATGGGACCCCTGCAATCCCAGCAATGACCCTAAGCTTCAGAGCGTGCGGTTTACAAACACTCGCAGGCTGACCAATGATGAACATAATCTGATGGATTCTTGCAGCATGATCGAGCACTTGGTGGAGTCACGACCCACTGGTGAGACATTCTTGGTTAAGCAGTACAAGAAGATAGCCGAGAACAAAGAAGGTGTTGCCATAATGAAAACAGAATTTTTAATGGTGTACAAGCTAGACGATGAAGGAAACGCAGTTCACACACAAGACATGGGAGATCTCGTCATGTTCATCTCAATGTCTGAACCTTTCTGTGTCCTTTCTACTTCCTTTCCTGGGATGTATACTAACAACGTTTACATCTTGGATTATGATGAACACGGATATGTGGATCTGGCTCGTACCCCTTTCGACATCTCTAGTGCAAAAGGTCCACTTTGGTCCCCTTATCATATTCCACCGCAAGATATCGGCAACTAG
- the LOC108840726 gene encoding napin, giving the protein MANKLFLVSATLAIFFLLTNASVYKTVVEVDEDDATNPAGPFRIPRCRKEFQQAQHLRACQQWLHKKAMQSGRGPMALDGEFDFEDDMENPQRPPLLQQCCNELHQEEPLCVCPTLKGASKAVKSRVQQQGQMQGQQQQQIVGRIYQTAKHLPRVCNIPQVSICPFQKTTPGPYY; this is encoded by the coding sequence ATGGCAAACAAGCTCTTCCTCGTATCGGCAACGCTCGCCATTTTCTTCCTTCTCACCAATGCCTCCGTCTACAAGACGGTTGTGGAAGTCGACGAAGATGATGCCACAAACCCAGCCGGCCCATTTAGGATTCCAAGATGTAGGAAGGAGTTTCAGCAAGCACAACACCTAAGAGCTTGCCAGCAATGGCTCCACAAGAAAGCGATGCAGTCCGGTCGTGGTCCTATGGCCCTCGACGGTGAGTTTGATTTTGAAGATGACATGGAGAACCCCCAGAGGCCGCCACTGCTCCAGCAGTGCTGCAACGAGCTCCACCAGGAAGAGCCACTTTGCGTTTGCCCAACCTTGAAAGGAGCATCCAAAGCAGTTAAATCCCGGGTTCAACAACAGGGACAAATGCAGGGACAACAGCAGCAGCAAATAGTGGGCCGTATCTACCAGACCGCTAAACACTTACCTAGAGTTTGCAACATCCCGCAAGTTAGCATTTGTCCCTTCCAGAAGACCACGCCTGGGCCCTACTACTAG
- the LOC108840793 gene encoding uncharacterized protein LOC108840793: MSLFLSRLRVGVRRSSVSLLLSKGFSTSLRQTSPCYVIGARPLEFSHHNRLGTLSIGDVNPKTYGVIRLQKKVSMDLVHNDLNDTVVTIGASHGWVASLKDDGILRLHDDLNPYALYKDPICIPLPPLVTLPHCQAKIITNVSMSSSSPENDEDCVVAVKFLGPQLSFCKPAGKSSKPEWTDIKIEHPCFNSSRVMFSKKYNMFLIPGSGGHLIAAWDPCNPSDDLQFQSVRFVNPPKLPTNIRELMNSCSKSEHLVESTSTGEIFLVKQYRKTAAVEGGVPRRKTEYLMVYKLDVEGNAVYIEDMGDLTMFLSMSEPFCISSTSFPGFRANWVYIKDFDETTYVNVKLDGCPFSSYFGKNYAPYYIPPQNIVD, encoded by the coding sequence ATGTCTCTGTTTCTCAGTCGGCTCCGCGTTGGGGTGAGAAGATCctctgtttctcttcttctctctaaGGGCTTCTCAACTTCCTTGCGGCAAACCTCTCCTTGTTACGTCATCGGCGCTAGACCTCTAGAGTTTTCCCATCATAATCGCCTTGGAACACTCAGTATTGGCGATGTCAATCCAAAAACATATGGCGTCATTCGTTTGCAAAAGAAGGTGTCTATGGATTTGGTGCACAATGATCTTAATGATACTGTGGTTACGATCGGGGCATCACATGGGTGGGTAGCTAGTCTGAAGGACGATGGAATCCTGCGTCTCCATGACGATCTAAACCCGTATGCATTGTATAAAGATCCCATTTGCATCCCACTGCCTCCTCTGGTGACTCTGCCACATTGTCAAGCCAAAATCATCACCAACGTGTCAATGTCATCATCTTCTccagagaatgatgaggactGTGTCGTGGCTGTCAAGTTCTTGGGACCCCAGCTCAGCTTTTGCAAACCAGCTGGTAAGAGTAGTAAACCAGAGTGGACCGACATCAAGATCGAACACCCCTGCTTCAACTCCTCCCGTGTCATGTTTTCCAAGAAATACAACATGTTTCTTATTCCCGGATCCGGAGGCCACCTCATCGCTGCATGGGACCCCTGTAATCCCAGCGATGACCTTCAGTTTCAGAGCGTTCGATTTGTAAACCCTCCCAAGCTACCCACTAACATACGCGAGCTTATGAATTCGTGCAGCAAGAGCGAGCACTTGGTGGAGTCAACATCCACCGGTGAGATTTTCTTGGTTAAGCAGTACAGGAAGACAGCAGCCGTGGAAGGTGGTGTCCCTAGAAGGAAAACAGAATATTTAATGGTGTACAAGCTAGACGTTGAAGGAAACGCGGTCTACATTGAAGACATGGGAGATCTGACCATGTTCCTCTCAATGTCTGAACCTTTCTGTATCTCTTCTACTTCATTTCCTGGTTTTCGGGCTAACTGGGTTTACATCAAGGATTTCGACGAAACCACATATGTCAATGTAAAGCTGGATGGTTGCCCCTTCTCTTCTTATTTTGGAAAAAACTACGCTCCTTACTATATTCCACCTCAAAATATAGTAGACTAG